Below is a genomic region from Fischerella sp. PCC 9605.
ATTTGAAGCAGCAGATTTTTTGGTTGTAGGTACTCTAGAATTAGCCTATCCCGAAAGTGGTAAAGCAGTTCGCCGTGCTTTGGAACTAGCAGAAGAATACAACCTCAAGGTTTTGTTAGATGTTAATTGGCGTCCTGTATTTTGGACGAATCCTGACATTGCACCGCAAACGATTCGCGAATTATTCAAACAAGTCGATTTTCTCAAACTCTCACTAGAAGAAGCTGAATGGCTATTTGGCACCAGAAGACCGAGAGAAATTCTCAACCGCCTCGACTCCGTGGAGGGTGTAGTGGTGACGGATGGAGAACACGGTTGTGCTTACTCCTTTGAAGAAAATGACGGTGAGTTACCAGCTTTTTCTGTTTCTGTTGCTGACACAACTGGTGCGGGCGATAGCTTTGTAGCTGGGTTAATTCAGCAATTACTAACTCATGGGATGCAAAGCTTGAGCGACCCAGAAAAAACCAAACAAATTGTCACCTATGCAACTGCTGTCGGGGCGCTGACGA
It encodes:
- a CDS encoding carbohydrate kinase family protein, whose protein sequence is MSNSRVLCLGEILFDCLADQLGRSLEEVESWTPYPGGAPANVACALVKLGIPAGFIGCVGEDEPGNELVELLQKIGVDTTGVQRHSTAPTRQVYVVRSLSGDRHFAGFGQYSTTEFADTRLQAGQLPIKLFEAADFLVVGTLELAYPESGKAVRRALELAEEYNLKVLLDVNWRPVFWTNPDIAPQTIRELFKQVDFLKLSLEEAEWLFGTRRPREILNRLDSVEGVVVTDGEHGCAYSFEENDGELPAFSVSVADTTGAGDSFVAGLIQQLLTHGMQSLSDPEKTKQIVTYATAVGALTTMKPGAIASQPTAAEVEAFLLQQSKS